Genomic DNA from Solanum pennellii chromosome 3, SPENNV200:
GCTGCTCGGTTTCCTTGTTACTTCCCTCAGTTGAGGATGATTCTGGATCAATTATAAAGAAATAGTTAAAATGTTAGCCTCATCTTCTAATTTGATAGCACTTCTGAATCAGTGTTATATTGTAGTTATATAGTTTCCATATTAAGAATAAAGCTTGCATTGCTTATGTCATGGAATGTAATTCTGATAACTGGGATATTATAATGCAACAAGATCATAAACATGACATATTCATGGAATGATTCCATTGCTGTTGTGCTAACAACATACACATAAAGTATGAATACATTTTATCTTTTCTCGAATCTCATTTCGTAGAATTATGTCGAGTATATTTATCCtcgttaaaaaataaaaatataacacgTTTAAGAAGATTATGAATCCATGAGTCACAATTGACTAGTACAATACATCGTTTCTAACCCATGAGGACAAGACTCGTGTTGCCTACTAATTGAATTTCTAGAATTGCTAATTTTGGGAGATATTTATATGCtcttattaattttgattactctttctttttcctaaattattttttattctaatcATGTAGACAATTCATATGCAGTTTATATGATGTGTCACAAAGGAACACCGAACATGCAATGCACCTCTTCTGGGGAACACACTAATACCTTCTTCATTAGGTAAAATATCAgttattttgaaacaaaataaaaattaaagaaacacatttattttaaaatagaaaaagtacTTTTAAATCTTTTCCTTAAATGATTTTgctaaaaattgattaaatagcCCTTGATGTATGGTGAAGAATGCGATAACATTCGGaatttcttttactatttttatcgATTATcgaattgtgattaattattattattacgatgcatgtttatttttagtaaaatcCACACATTTCACCCCTTTTCTCTTTCTCCTACATAAAACCACATTCCCCACTCTTCATCCCTCGAAAAACCCAAAAACATTCGTAGTCCAAAAAAgtcctaaaaaaataaaaaataaaaaataaaaacaaaaaccctTCAAccccaaaagaaaaataaaaggaccATTCAACAAATTGtccttcaattttttatattccACAGAATATTCTAGAAAtagaaaataactaaattagtccgaaaaatatttattatatatttgtagcTTTGGAGTTGTGAGGAGGTGGACAAGAAGGGAGGGCCCCATCTCTTTTTCTCCCTCTAGAGTGtagcattaaaaaaaaacaaaaaaaaaagcaaaaaaaaaaaataatccaaaaacaaaaagaaagttttTGATTGTGCCCTAAAAGTTCATATTCTTATCCTTCTTCGCCGCCTCATTTTGTTTCTGTTCAAACCCTAATATTTCAAGTCGATTTATCACCGCTGATTAATGTTTCGGAGTTGTTGGATCCGTTTCAATCATCGATTCATGGttgaaagtttgaatttttattcatattgaaAGGTAAATTTCGAAGATTTGATGGTTGTAGGGTTGTTTTAgttgaatttttattgatttcGTTGGGCTGATTCAGTTCATTTTCACCTCATTTTGCAGATCTGATTTTGATTAGAGGGATTCGAAGAGATCCGTTTGTATTCATTCCGGCGATTCAACATTTGCTTGATCGGAATTGGTGAAGATAGATTTTTCATTTGATTGAACGTACTTTTTTTTGGCAAAAGCGAAAATGTCGATTTTGCCAAAAACTGATTCAATCCACATTCGAGAGGTTTGGTTTGACAATCTGGAGGAAGAGTTCGCATTGATGCGTGAAATAGTCGATGATTTTCCGTTTGTTGCCATGGATACGGAGTTTCCCGGAGTGGTAATCCGGCCGGTCGGGAATTTTAAGAACAGCAACGATTACCATTACCAAACGCTCAAGGATAACGTGGATATGTTGAAGTTGATTCAGTTAGGGCTGACCTTTTCAGATGAGAATGGCAACTTGCCTAAGTGTGGAACCGACAAATACTGTATTTGGCAATTCAATTTCCGTGAATTCAACCCTAACGAGGATGTTTTTGCGAATGATTCAATTGAGTTGTTGCGCCAAAGCGGCATTGATTTCAAGATGAACAATGAAAAAGGTATTGATGCCAAACACTTTGCAGAGCTTTTGATGTCGTCAGGGATTGTGCTGAACGATAGTGTTTCTTGGGTTACTTTTCACAGTGGGTATGATTTTGGATACCTCTTGAAGGTTTTGACTTGCCAGGATTTGCCTGAAACACAAGCAGGTTTCTTTACCTTGATCAATGTGTACTTTCCTGTCATTTTCGACATCAAGCACTTGATGAAGTTCTGCAACAGCCTTCATGGTGGGTTGAACAAGCTCGCCGAGCTGTTGGAGGTTGAGAGGGTTGGTATTTGTCATCAGGCGGGTTCAGATAGCTTGCTCACTGCTTGTACATTTAGGAAGTTGAAAGAAAACTTCTTTAGCGGTTCACTGGACAAGTATGCCGGTGTCTTGTATGGTCTAGGTGTTGAAAATGGGCAGAGTAcccattaaagaaaaaatataaaagaaaaaaaaaaacttaaaaggaTAGATGTTTATTACTTGTGTGATGTAAGGATCCACAATTCTGATGTGTacttttggtaaaaaaattgtgGTTATTTATAATATCCACCTTAATTTGGTTTGATACAACTCTTTCTTCATCCTTATTGTTTTGGTGTTACTGCTCATTGTTTTGCTCCAGGATGAGAAAGGTATCATTGCTGAAGCTTTCATATGTAGGCATTAGCTTGTAGCTTCCAGGTTTGTTCTGATTCTTTTCCTCCGTTTTCTCATTGAGCTATCGGGGGAAGCATATGCTAGGATAGAATTGTTGTACATCAAGAAATAGTTTCGTGCTCTTTTGACATGTTTGATTGGAGTTGAAAACAAATGGTGCTTCTATGATTGTCATCCTCACCCGTGGAAAGAAATGATTATCCTTAATCAAGGTTTTCTGGTCTAACTAAACGTAGGTTACAACATTATTTACAACTCATAAGAGGCTTATGTTTAGTTACTATGTTTTTGGGATTATCTCTAGCCATGTACTCTTCAAAGGATTTTCCCCAATTTTAGCAAAGAATGAAAAGAGAGATGAGGAGAGCCTCTGGCTAACCTCTTCCCTTTACTTAATTGGAGCTAGTTGCAGTTTAGAACTATAAACCTTGTTCTTACTGACATCTTATTGTTTTAGCATGTGTACTTAACACTACTGCCATTTACTTGTCCTGTCTATGACATATAGAGGTGGTTGGCATTTTGCATCACTCTGGAAGAACGAGAATCTCTGTTTTCTGACTACTGCCATGCCTTGCATTATTGGTTTTCCTTTTTCCTTGTACTGGTTGTGGAATGATTCTATGTTGGGGGAGGATCTGGGCTCACTGAGCTATGGctgttatatttttgttatagttttttctttgaCCTGTTATGAGATAACTCTCGGTTCGCCATAGTTGTCCTCTGTTGTGATTTAATAGTTCTTGTTAGAATAGGATTGTGTATACCTAACAATTCTAATTCACAGTTACTTCAGATTAAGGAAGTTTGTTGAGCGGCTGATATATTCTCTTGAAAGATCAGTTGATTCTGATGATGTTTTTCTGGACTCTCTGCTATAAAGCTTCAAATGAATTTGGTTGTTGGAGCTTGAATTAATAGTGTGAGTTTTAGGTAAACATTGAATTAAGAGTAAGATAAAAGAAGAGAAGATGTGGAAAGAAGATCTGTGAACTTGTTATTGAAAAATAGAGGACATGACCTATATG
This window encodes:
- the LOC107012132 gene encoding probable CCR4-associated factor 1 homolog 7; this encodes MSILPKTDSIHIREVWFDNLEEEFALMREIVDDFPFVAMDTEFPGVVIRPVGNFKNSNDYHYQTLKDNVDMLKLIQLGLTFSDENGNLPKCGTDKYCIWQFNFREFNPNEDVFANDSIELLRQSGIDFKMNNEKGIDAKHFAELLMSSGIVLNDSVSWVTFHSGYDFGYLLKVLTCQDLPETQAGFFTLINVYFPVIFDIKHLMKFCNSLHGGLNKLAELLEVERVGICHQAGSDSLLTACTFRKLKENFFSGSLDKYAGVLYGLGVENGQSTH